From one Suricata suricatta isolate VVHF042 chromosome 8, meerkat_22Aug2017_6uvM2_HiC, whole genome shotgun sequence genomic stretch:
- the MPG gene encoding DNA-3-methyladenine glycosylase: MMSGNKGSGPPVLGSGGHPPSPGPAALSQQAVYLLHVESLWMRHGCRQPVLIPQDFGGSARASGCQLSRRLGQKRQRLLDAEQRQSPADEAQTLSAVEPCLGPPAALGPQRSIYFSSPKSHSVQLGSEFFDQPAVPLARAFLGQVLVRRLDDGTELRGRIVETEAYLGPEDEAAHSKGGRQTPRNRGMFMKPGTLYVYIIYGMYFCMNVSSRGDGACVLLRALEPLGGLETMRRLRSTLRKGAVGRALKDRELCSGPSKLCQALAIDKSFDQRDLAMDEAVWLERSPPGSKEPAVVAAARVGIGHAGEWAQKPLRFYVQGSPWVSVVDRAAEQNAQA; this comes from the exons ATGATGAGTGGGAACAAGGGTAGCGGCCCTCCTGTCCTAGGCTCGGGtggccaccctccctccccaggcccggCAGCCCTTTCCCAGCAGGCTGTGTATCTTCTGCATGTGGAGAGCTTGTGGATGAGACACGGCTGCCGACAGCCTGTCCTCATTCCCCAGGACTTTGGGGGCTCAGCACGGGCCTCAGGATGTCAG CTTTCCCGAAGACTGGGGCAAAAAAGGCAGCGACTGTTGGATGCAGAACAGCGTCAGAGCCCAGCAGACGAAGCCCAGACACTTTCCGCCgtggagccctgcctggggccaccggcagccctgggcccccagcGCAGCATCTATTTCTCGAGCCCAAAAAGCCACTCTGTACAACTGGGATCTGAGTTTTTCGACCAGCCTGCAGTCCCTCTGGCACGCGCATTTCTGGGACAG GTCTTGGTTCGGCGACTTGATGATGGCACAGAGCTCCGCGGCCGCATTGTGGAGACGGAGGCGTACTTGGGGCCAGAGGATGAAGCTGCCCATTCGAAGGGTGGCCGGCAGACGCCCCGCAACCGTGGCATGTTCATGAAGCCAGGAACCCTGTACGTGTATATCATCTACGGGATGTACTTCTGCATGAACGTCTCCAGCCGAG GGGATGGGGCGTGCGTCCTGCTGCGAGCGCTGGAGCCCCTGGGGGGCCTGGAGACCATGCGGCGGCTTCGCAGCACCCTCCGCAAGGGCGCCGTGGGCCGAGCCCTCAAAGACCGTGAGCTGTGCAGTGGCCCCTCCAAGCTGTGCCAGGCGCTGGCCATCGACAAGAGCTTCGACCAGCGGGACCTGGCCATGGACGAGGCTGTGTGGCTGGAGCGCAGTCCCCCAGGGTCTAAGGAGCCAGCTGTGGTGGCAGCAGCCCGAGTGGGCATCGGCCACGCAGGAGAGTGGGCCCAGAAGCCTCTGCGCTTCTATGTCCAGGGCAGCCCCTGGGTCAGTGTGGTGGACAGAGCAGCCGAACAGAACGCACAGGCCTGA